A genomic window from Terrisporobacter glycolicus ATCC 14880 = DSM 1288 includes:
- a CDS encoding PAS domain-containing protein, translating to MNGFIVNLNTLTISLFLCVFFIILSSIGTRKSKKNIIQLVLIGTILTMKVCYYLKRIAANIIISNDYNLFYMFLVGDIIVLILFYLISNDEKISLHRKIIFFINYVVCIFSFYLSLNNILDNLNNFMIISLIIGNIYLFYSKYPKVIQTISLYYIINFMLVLQSHIINWLIYSNIILDLLIVSLIFFKTYIIYIEQPSIKYSKTESNLNRSAINMKLYDERLNNYRIVNKILQDDYDLKEKNLHILLGQFKKSALLIDEDNYIINNDVVFKTMFSSYRDYNTAIKLDDFLNDNMIEKEKFLKSIEDARYYSKSVITEVTIKDGRIFECVISLYEEYESSKVICILSDITYEKKMALKIQENDVKYKKIVENIPYSIILEKNKEIIYNNYKLDIDLDNSDIKNIILNSATKGEINYIDDDSKEISLFIDRLKFIEDNEEISLIEIKDISNYKKLLNKLEMSTNQYKTLIDTIPEAICVLDYESKEFEYANDTFFELFKIQDIENMDLDEIYNDIAISSGNINENIKYIRKTLKDGYGGLINIESSVVLININKSTKMVLIIRDITEEIKVESMKKEILESEIINKDKDDFFINMSHELLTPANLLHSSNQFIERNCKDVIKREPNGEFANSILVMKKHVEVLITLINKIMELSKLEEDNHNESNEIYDIVSLCEDIVTQLNKYTEYKGINIVFDTDEEEIYTKLDPDDMTKAILTLLSVVVKNSRIKSTIDFNIKTKVDKVIITIENFKRYNYEQYLDNYEEKILNLSMSIAKLIVNKYKGKVDMKTNKDDCILIEMELNIEKNINDGEKTIKVIDENFIYNEYKKICDL from the coding sequence ATGAATGGTTTTATTGTAAATTTGAATACACTAACGATTTCCTTATTCTTATGTGTTTTTTTTATTATTTTATCTAGTATAGGTACTAGAAAGAGCAAAAAAAATATAATTCAACTAGTATTAATAGGAACCATTCTAACAATGAAAGTGTGCTATTACTTAAAAAGAATAGCAGCAAACATTATAATTTCTAATGATTATAATTTATTTTACATGTTTTTAGTAGGAGATATAATAGTACTAATATTATTTTATCTTATATCTAATGACGAAAAGATAAGTTTACATAGAAAAATTATTTTTTTTATAAATTATGTGGTTTGCATATTTTCATTTTATTTAAGCCTTAATAATATACTTGATAATTTAAATAATTTTATGATTATAAGTCTTATTATAGGAAATATATACTTGTTTTATAGTAAATATCCTAAGGTGATACAGACTATTTCACTATATTATATTATTAATTTTATGTTAGTACTTCAAAGTCATATTATTAACTGGCTTATATATAGCAATATAATTCTAGATTTATTAATTGTTTCACTTATATTCTTTAAAACATATATAATTTATATTGAACAGCCTAGCATCAAATATTCTAAAACAGAAAGTAATTTAAATAGAAGTGCCATAAATATGAAATTATATGATGAAAGATTAAATAATTATAGAATAGTTAATAAAATACTGCAAGATGACTATGATTTAAAAGAAAAAAACTTGCATATTCTTCTAGGACAGTTTAAGAAAAGTGCACTATTAATTGACGAAGATAATTACATCATTAATAATGATGTTGTTTTTAAAACTATGTTTAGTTCATATAGAGACTATAATACAGCAATAAAACTAGATGATTTCTTAAATGACAATATGATAGAAAAAGAAAAATTTTTAAAGAGTATAGAAGATGCAAGATATTATAGTAAAAGTGTAATTACGGAAGTAACAATAAAAGATGGTAGGATTTTTGAATGTGTAATTTCTTTATATGAAGAATATGAATCTTCAAAAGTAATTTGTATATTATCTGATATAACATATGAAAAAAAAATGGCATTAAAGATACAAGAAAATGATGTAAAGTATAAAAAGATAGTTGAAAATATACCATACTCTATAATATTAGAGAAAAATAAAGAGATAATTTATAATAATTATAAATTAGATATAGACTTAGATAATAGTGATATTAAAAATATTATTCTAAATAGTGCTACAAAAGGTGAAATTAACTATATTGATGATGACAGCAAAGAAATTTCGTTATTTATAGACAGGTTAAAATTTATTGAGGATAATGAGGAAATTAGCTTAATTGAAATAAAGGATATTTCTAATTATAAAAAGTTACTTAATAAATTAGAAATGAGTACAAATCAATATAAAACTTTAATAGATACTATACCAGAGGCCATATGTGTACTAGATTATGAAAGTAAAGAGTTTGAGTATGCAAATGATACTTTCTTTGAATTATTTAAGATTCAAGATATAGAGAATATGGACTTGGATGAAATATATAATGACATAGCAATTAGTTCTGGTAATATAAACGAAAATATTAAATATATAAGAAAAACCCTAAAGGATGGATACGGAGGATTAATTAATATTGAAAGTAGTGTGGTACTTATTAATATTAATAAATCTACTAAAATGGTATTAATAATTAGAGATATTACAGAAGAAATTAAAGTAGAATCAATGAAAAAAGAAATTTTAGAAAGTGAAATTATTAATAAGGATAAGGACGATTTCTTTATTAATATGTCACATGAACTATTAACGCCGGCGAACTTACTTCATAGTAGTAATCAATTTATAGAAAGAAATTGTAAAGATGTTATAAAAAGAGAGCCTAATGGGGAGTTTGCCAATTCTATATTAGTTATGAAGAAACATGTGGAAGTTTTGATCACATTAATTAATAAAATTATGGAACTATCTAAGTTAGAAGAAGATAACCATAATGAAAGCAATGAAATTTACGATATAGTATCTTTGTGTGAAGATATAGTTACTCAATTAAATAAGTATACTGAGTATAAAGGCATTAATATAGTATTTGATACAGATGAAGAAGAAATATATACGAAATTAGATCCAGATGATATGACTAAAGCTATTCTTACCTTATTGTCTGTGGTAGTAAAAAATTCTAGGATAAAAAGTACAATTGATTTTAATATAAAAACTAAAGTAGATAAAGTAATAATTACAATAGAAAATTTTAAAAGGTATAACTATGAGCAATATCTTGATAATTATGAAGAAAAAATTCTTAATTTAAGCATGTCTATTGCAAAGTTAATTGTAAACAAATATAAGGGAAAAGTAGACATGAAAACTAATAAAGATGATTGTATATTAATAGAAATGGAACTTAATATTGAAAAAAATATTAACGATGGTGAAAAAACTATTAAAGTAATTGATGAAAACTTTATCTATAATGAATATAAGAAAATATGTGATTTATAG
- a CDS encoding TetR/AcrR family transcriptional regulator yields the protein MRELKNIEEKILDRALYLFGKNGSLNVPIRTIAKEAEVNVSAINYYFRSKDEMIKNVQKFYIQNTILAYSKLDNEELSDEEKLILCANEIIEYALRYPGVLVMQREAAKSDEDEEISREIIDITESLNKKLDRVLKKVITTSESRFTYVKMVFLSSIIYPTSDFNTEDFKNELINDKEKRIEYIRYILNMLKNS from the coding sequence GTGAGAGAGCTTAAAAATATAGAAGAAAAAATTTTAGATAGGGCACTATACCTTTTTGGAAAAAATGGTTCATTAAATGTTCCTATTAGGACAATAGCAAAGGAAGCAGAAGTAAATGTAAGTGCAATAAATTATTATTTTAGAAGTAAAGATGAAATGATAAAAAATGTTCAAAAATTTTATATTCAGAACACAATTTTAGCATATTCCAAGCTTGATAATGAAGAGCTTAGTGATGAAGAAAAGTTAATCCTATGTGCTAATGAAATAATAGAATATGCATTAAGATACCCAGGAGTGCTTGTAATGCAAAGGGAAGCTGCTAAGTCGGATGAAGATGAAGAAATATCAAGGGAGATAATAGATATTACAGAATCTTTAAATAAAAAGTTAGATAGAGTTTTAAAAAAAGTAATTACAACATCTGAAAGTAGATTTACATATGTAAAGATGGTATTTTTATCATCAATTATTTATCCTACCAGTGATTTTAATACAGAGGACTTTAAAAATGAATTGATTAATGATAAAGAAAAAAGAATAGAGTATATAAGATATATATTAAATATGCTAAAAAACAGTTAA
- the aroE gene encoding shikimate dehydrogenase produces the protein MNINSNTKLIGLFGQPVSQSFSPSIHNFLSQKYKKNNIYMCFEIEKNNLESAAQSIKTFNMKGCNVTIPYKVDIISYLDKVDKNALLIGAVNTIKNVNNELVGYNTDGIGFIKSLTDEGYDLKNKKIIILGAGGACRSIAVELANKEVSYIEIRNRSEENAKNICNLINSNFLSKADYDTNPVEENDLKNFDILINTTPIGMESKDCPIDVNINPPKNLLVCDIVYKPHETALLSWAKNKNLNVVYGINMLINQGLLAYEIWENIKASEDDLEEIKNIYFNSLK, from the coding sequence ATGAATATAAATTCTAATACAAAATTAATAGGTCTTTTTGGACAACCAGTAAGTCAAAGCTTTTCACCAAGCATACATAATTTCTTATCACAAAAATATAAAAAAAATAATATTTATATGTGTTTTGAAATAGAAAAAAATAACTTGGAAAGTGCAGCACAAAGTATAAAAACTTTTAATATGAAAGGTTGCAATGTAACAATTCCTTATAAAGTAGATATAATCTCATACCTAGATAAAGTAGACAAAAATGCACTACTTATAGGAGCTGTAAACACAATAAAAAATGTAAATAATGAGTTAGTAGGCTATAACACAGATGGTATAGGATTTATAAAATCTTTAACAGATGAAGGTTATGATTTAAAAAATAAAAAAATAATTATTTTAGGAGCTGGAGGAGCTTGTAGAAGTATAGCAGTAGAATTGGCTAACAAAGAAGTTTCTTATATTGAAATTAGAAATAGAAGTGAAGAAAATGCGAAGAATATTTGTAACTTAATTAATAGTAATTTCTTGTCAAAAGCCGACTATGACACAAATCCAGTAGAAGAAAATGATTTGAAAAATTTTGATATTTTAATCAATACTACGCCTATAGGAATGGAATCTAAGGACTGTCCAATAGATGTTAATATAAATCCACCTAAAAATTTACTAGTTTGTGATATTGTATATAAGCCTCATGAAACTGCATTATTGTCTTGGGCGAAGAATAAGAATTTAAATGTTGTTTATGGCATTAATATGTTAATTAATCAAGGATTATTAGCTTATGAAATATGGGAAAATATAAAAGCAAGTGAGGACGATCTTGAAGAAATAAAGAATATATATTTCAATTCACTAAAGTAA
- a CDS encoding GspH/FimT family protein — translation MSTLELITTISIIVILSSIGFMKYEGDNYKIDFFARELCSDIRYVRRENMLNNQNVYIRFLNEDSKWSYILHKNKKEDKRVHLPKNVNLNFPIGQNNSLVSFYTSGLYKNGGGTISINKGDNYKYITIVPVSGRVLYKEGIYEN, via the coding sequence GTGAGCACGCTTGAGCTTATAACAACAATAAGTATAATAGTCATCTTATCCAGTATTGGTTTTATGAAATACGAAGGTGATAATTATAAAATAGATTTTTTTGCAAGAGAATTATGTTCAGATATACGTTATGTAAGAAGAGAAAATATGCTAAACAATCAAAATGTTTATATAAGGTTTTTAAATGAAGATAGCAAATGGTCCTATATTTTACATAAAAATAAAAAAGAAGATAAAAGAGTGCATCTACCTAAGAATGTAAATTTAAATTTTCCAATAGGCCAGAATAATTCATTAGTATCTTTTTATACTAGTGGTCTATATAAAAATGGCGGTGGAACCATAAGTATTAATAAAGGTGATAATTATAAATATATTACAATAGTACCAGTAAGCGGAAGGGTACTATACAAAGAGGGAATATATGAAAATTAG